A region of Burkholderia lata DNA encodes the following proteins:
- a CDS encoding DJ-1/PfpI family protein, whose product MHIAILTFQGFNELDSLIALGVLNRIKKPDWRVTLSCPEHFVTSMNGVTVQAQSTLADACTADAVIVGSGIRTRDVVNDATLMEQLNLDPARQLIGAQCSGTLVLAKLGLLDNVPACTDLTTKPWVVEAGVEVLNQPFFAQGNVATAGGCFASQYLAAWIIARLEGEEAARSALHYVAPVGEKDEYVARALTNITPYLS is encoded by the coding sequence ATGCACATCGCTATTCTGACCTTCCAGGGCTTCAACGAACTCGACTCGCTCATCGCACTGGGCGTACTCAACCGTATCAAGAAGCCCGACTGGCGGGTAACGCTTTCATGCCCGGAGCATTTCGTCACGTCGATGAATGGTGTGACCGTGCAGGCGCAGTCGACGTTGGCGGACGCATGCACGGCGGATGCCGTCATCGTCGGGAGCGGTATTCGAACCCGGGATGTCGTCAACGACGCGACGCTGATGGAGCAGTTGAATCTCGATCCGGCCCGGCAACTGATTGGCGCGCAGTGTTCGGGCACGCTGGTTCTGGCAAAGCTTGGCCTTCTCGACAACGTTCCGGCCTGCACGGACCTCACAACCAAACCCTGGGTCGTCGAGGCGGGCGTCGAAGTCCTCAATCAGCCATTCTTCGCTCAAGGCAATGTCGCAACCGCAGGTGGCTGCTTTGCTTCGCAGTATCTGGCCGCATGGATCATTGCGCGCCTGGAGGGCGAGGAAGCCGCACGGAGCGCACTGCACTACGTGGCGCCGGTCGGGGAGAAGGACGAGTACGTTGCTCGGGCGCTGACGAACATCACGCCTTACCTGTCGTAG
- a CDS encoding ABC-F family ATP-binding cassette domain-containing protein: MTTLISALSLNLETGHGPLFQDLSFTVKLGDRIGLIGHNGCGKSSLLDVLAGSREPSVGSVQYAAMCRLQHVEQHLPPRLADLTTREALLESVGEQRAEHWRVDSLLDDLELATAADIPVSDLSGGQHTRLLLGRAVLTQPNLLLLDEPSNHLDLPSLLWLENFLRRWQGGFILVSHDARLLDSLSDKSWILRDQRLYGFDMPCSRALVALAEADATAQARRAGEQSEIDRLAASSKRLAIWGREHDNEKLSRQAKSMQRRVEKLKEDQTFVSRGSPWRLKLQGRPLAADRLMAFEGLHVRAQAEEPILFEVHDLWLRPGDKVALLGSNGTGKSSLLRQCWSDLQQGEARMGWRYHPAARIAYYDQSLHQLADDATLSDALYKFAPVGDKERRQALISAGFAYVRHGQTVATLSGGERARLLFLALSMASYHLLWLDEPTNHLDMEGKSELAAALAAFDGGFILVSHDRELIERSCNRFWAIHDGRLQEFPDAESAYRNLFTSREPAAPEQIPTARNHSGVQSTSSDADAQWQRWCQLETLLTAELARKPKHQKPQLQEQWRKEMRQLEQALGL; the protein is encoded by the coding sequence TGGAAACCGGCCATGGCCCGCTATTCCAGGACCTTTCCTTTACCGTAAAACTTGGCGACCGCATCGGCCTGATCGGCCACAACGGCTGCGGCAAGAGCAGTCTGCTTGATGTATTGGCGGGCAGCCGCGAACCCAGTGTCGGTAGCGTGCAATATGCGGCAATGTGCCGCCTGCAACACGTCGAGCAGCATCTCCCGCCAAGACTTGCCGACCTGACGACGCGAGAGGCGTTGCTGGAGAGCGTCGGCGAGCAACGAGCCGAGCATTGGCGGGTAGACAGTCTCCTGGACGATCTGGAACTGGCCACTGCGGCGGACATACCCGTTTCCGACCTGAGCGGCGGGCAGCACACGCGTTTGCTGCTGGGACGTGCGGTACTGACGCAGCCGAATCTGCTGTTGCTTGATGAACCAAGCAACCATCTGGATCTCCCCTCGTTATTGTGGCTGGAAAATTTCCTGCGCCGCTGGCAGGGCGGCTTCATCCTCGTGTCGCACGACGCGCGACTTCTGGACAGCCTCAGCGACAAAAGCTGGATTCTGCGCGATCAGCGCTTGTACGGTTTCGACATGCCGTGCAGCCGGGCCCTGGTCGCGTTGGCCGAGGCCGACGCAACGGCACAAGCGCGTCGTGCAGGCGAGCAAAGCGAGATAGACCGGCTGGCCGCCAGCAGCAAACGTCTGGCCATCTGGGGGCGCGAGCACGACAACGAGAAACTGTCGCGCCAAGCCAAGTCCATGCAAAGGCGTGTCGAAAAACTCAAGGAAGACCAGACCTTTGTCAGTCGTGGCAGCCCGTGGCGCTTGAAGCTACAAGGAAGACCATTGGCGGCCGACCGTCTGATGGCCTTCGAAGGGCTGCATGTACGCGCCCAGGCAGAAGAGCCGATCCTGTTTGAGGTTCACGATTTGTGGTTGCGGCCAGGTGACAAGGTCGCCCTTCTGGGCAGCAACGGCACGGGCAAATCCTCGTTGTTGCGCCAGTGCTGGAGCGATCTGCAGCAGGGAGAAGCGCGCATGGGTTGGCGTTATCATCCGGCGGCGCGCATCGCCTACTACGATCAGTCGTTGCATCAACTGGCCGACGACGCCACTTTGTCTGACGCGCTGTATAAATTTGCGCCGGTCGGCGACAAAGAGCGACGGCAGGCGTTGATTTCTGCCGGGTTTGCGTATGTACGTCATGGTCAGACCGTAGCCACGCTGAGCGGCGGCGAGCGGGCTCGTCTGCTCTTTCTCGCGCTGTCCATGGCGAGCTACCACCTGTTGTGGCTTGACGAGCCGACCAATCACCTGGATATGGAAGGCAAGAGTGAACTTGCCGCCGCGCTGGCGGCGTTCGATGGCGGTTTCATTCTGGTTTCGCACGACCGCGAATTGATCGAGCGCAGCTGCAATCGCTTCTGGGCAATCCATGACGGGCGCTTGCAGGAATTTCCGGATGCTGAAAGTGCGTATCGAAATTTGTTCACCTCTCGTGAGCCCGCTGCACCCGAGCAGATTCCGACCGCACGGAACCACAGCGGCGTTCAATCCACCAGCAGCGACGCCGACGCACAGTGGCAACGGTGGTGTCAGTTGGAGACATTGCTGACGGCAGAGCTCGCACGCAAACCGAAACATCAAAAGCCGCAACTGCAGGAACAGTGGCGGAAAGAAATGCGGCAACTGGAACAGGCGCTTGGGCTTTAA
- a CDS encoding N-formylglutamate amidohydrolase, protein MPSRFTLPGRIRFPFWRRSRTAAPTFLPILPLGKWTKSPVTPSTYDGEPVYMLEPAAAEAAVRIGCIHRPFHQRLETEIDATVANFGHALRLTCTRSWGRRLSMLALGTAATPPRLHKRSRRSLRT, encoded by the coding sequence GTGCCTTCGAGGTTCACGCTGCCCGGGAGAATACGATTCCCGTTTTGGCGACGATCCCGCACAGCAGCACCCACGTTCCTCCCGATATTGCCCCTTGGGAAATGGACAAAATCACCAGTCACGCCAAGCACGTACGACGGGGAACCGGTGTATATGCTCGAGCCCGCTGCAGCGGAGGCAGCCGTCAGGATCGGCTGCATTCATCGGCCGTTTCACCAGAGGCTCGAGACAGAAATCGATGCGACGGTCGCAAACTTTGGTCATGCCCTGCGCCTGACCTGCACGCGTTCATGGGGCCGACGACTTTCGATGTTGGCCTTGGGAACTGCGGCCACACCACCACGTCTCCACAAACGTTCCAGGCGTTCGCTCAGAACGTAA
- the thrS gene encoding threonine--tRNA ligase — translation MNDIDHRILGNKLGLFHQQQEGPGMVFWHPRGWALYRVLEDYVRMRMRRAGFREIRTPQLLARSLWERSGHWDKFGSQMYALPDRSPIEPSADVDHDDALALCLKPMSCPCHVQVFNQGLRSYRELPIRYSEFGACHRDEPSGSLEGLKRTRAFVQDDAHVFCTKSQIENEVARFCNLLRAVYADLGFSSVTVALATRPMQRAGEEAVWDQAEASLAAAARAAGLEFELSEGEGAFYGPKLEFKLADRRGREWQCGTIQLDFVLPGRLNAHFINAENVQETPVMLHHAVLGSMERFIAILLEHYEGWLPVWLAPEQIVVASISDAHAPYAMRVVQMLDDAGLRVVADCRAERLERKIIDARKLQIPFLIAVGARDERNGTVSIRNRNGDQVTLPLDEAITVLSCEAKAPSP, via the coding sequence GTGAACGACATCGATCATCGCATTCTCGGAAACAAACTCGGCCTGTTCCATCAGCAACAGGAAGGTCCAGGTATGGTTTTCTGGCATCCACGCGGCTGGGCGCTGTACCGCGTGCTGGAAGATTACGTGCGAATGCGAATGCGTCGCGCGGGTTTTCGCGAGATCCGCACGCCACAACTACTGGCGCGCTCGCTGTGGGAACGCAGTGGACATTGGGACAAGTTCGGCTCGCAAATGTATGCGCTCCCCGATCGATCGCCGATCGAGCCATCAGCCGATGTCGATCACGACGATGCGCTGGCGCTTTGTCTGAAACCGATGAGTTGTCCATGTCATGTGCAGGTTTTCAATCAGGGGCTTCGTTCATATCGTGAGTTGCCGATTCGCTATAGCGAGTTCGGTGCGTGTCACCGCGACGAACCATCCGGATCGCTGGAAGGACTCAAGCGCACACGTGCGTTCGTGCAGGACGATGCACATGTGTTCTGCACGAAATCGCAAATCGAAAATGAAGTAGCGCGCTTTTGCAACTTGCTGAGGGCTGTCTATGCAGACCTCGGGTTTTCGTCCGTCACGGTCGCGCTGGCAACGCGGCCGATGCAAAGGGCGGGCGAGGAAGCCGTCTGGGATCAAGCCGAAGCATCGCTTGCGGCCGCTGCCCGGGCAGCCGGCCTGGAATTCGAACTGTCCGAGGGCGAAGGTGCCTTTTATGGACCCAAGCTCGAATTCAAGCTGGCCGACCGTCGTGGCCGGGAATGGCAATGCGGGACGATTCAACTGGACTTCGTGCTCCCCGGACGGCTGAACGCGCATTTCATCAACGCGGAAAACGTACAAGAGACGCCTGTCATGCTGCATCACGCCGTACTTGGCAGCATGGAGCGTTTCATCGCAATCCTGCTGGAACACTACGAGGGGTGGTTGCCTGTATGGCTCGCGCCTGAACAGATTGTCGTGGCGAGTATCAGTGATGCACACGCACCGTACGCAATGCGGGTGGTACAGATGCTTGATGACGCGGGGCTGCGCGTCGTTGCCGATTGCCGCGCCGAGCGACTGGAGCGAAAAATCATTGACGCCCGCAAATTGCAGATTCCGTTCTTGATTGCCGTAGGGGCACGCGATGAACGGAATGGAACGGTCAGTATCCGAAATCGCAACGGCGATCAGGTGACGTTGCCGCTTGATGAGGCAATCACGGTTTTATCGTGCGAGGCCAAGGCACCGTCGCCATAA